In Bacillus sp. NP247, one DNA window encodes the following:
- a CDS encoding transglycosylase SLT domain-containing protein has product MRGILIKIVVFILVFTVGLYLTKYAYDHHTNRAKVRDTIQQISIEHGMPPWIPLSIAFHESKFDQNAVGDQGTSFGLFQLHRGGLAPKDLTNEDLKNAETNTRIAISNMINAYNRGLQQNLKGAELLKHVANTSGWPGNKGVQWTDKQTDYNEGLEKSFKMFSKRQYDFIE; this is encoded by the coding sequence ATGAGAGGGATATTAATAAAAATCGTAGTATTTATTTTGGTTTTCACAGTAGGGCTATATCTTACAAAATACGCATATGACCATCATACGAACCGAGCTAAAGTAAGAGACACAATTCAACAAATATCAATAGAGCACGGTATGCCACCATGGATTCCTTTATCTATTGCATTCCATGAAAGTAAGTTTGATCAAAATGCAGTCGGGGATCAGGGCACATCATTTGGACTGTTTCAGCTCCACCGGGGTGGACTAGCACCTAAAGATTTAACGAATGAAGATTTGAAAAATGCAGAAACCAATACTCGAATTGCAATATCTAATATGATAAATGCGTATAACCGTGGTTTACAGCAAAATTTAAAAGGAGCAGAGCTATTAAAACATGTTGCGAATACCTCAGGGTGGCCTGGAAATAAGGGCGTTCAATGGACGGATAAACAGACAGACTATAACGAGGGTTTAGAAAAAAGTTTTAAAATGTTTTCTAAACGACAATACGATTTTATAGAATGA